In Leptospira bouyouniensis, the following proteins share a genomic window:
- a CDS encoding SRPBCC family protein → MFKQDMTVSLEEKIVRMERIFQAPLKLVWEVWTNPLHIEKWWGPKGFTNPTVEFDFKVGGSYRIVMRSPDGVDYPVVGKFLEITPYESFVMTDLVDEHPDEWVKEVQKMAGVTGDRSMLNSKLRVLFEETNGKTKVILLTEFMNNQIRDGFANSGMKEGWSQSFEKLESEALPKTNELIIEKKLSHPIDLVFSAFADQLNINSWWGPNGFTTTTESRDFRVGGKWIYTMKGPDGKIYPNLVEYKVIKDFEYIEYLHGSGDSTKDDNFLVKIWFTSINKNQTIIKMNMIFPNAEIRDTVVSFGAIEGAHQTISRLNQYLN, encoded by the coding sequence ATGTTTAAACAAGACATGACCGTTTCGTTAGAAGAAAAAATTGTTAGAATGGAAAGAATTTTCCAAGCACCACTAAAACTTGTTTGGGAGGTTTGGACAAATCCTTTACACATTGAAAAATGGTGGGGACCCAAAGGATTCACTAATCCGACCGTAGAATTTGATTTTAAAGTCGGTGGATCGTATCGTATTGTTATGCGATCACCTGATGGAGTAGATTATCCAGTAGTTGGAAAATTTTTAGAAATTACACCTTATGAAAGTTTTGTTATGACCGATTTAGTTGATGAACATCCAGATGAGTGGGTCAAAGAAGTTCAAAAAATGGCAGGGGTCACTGGTGATCGGTCCATGCTAAATTCAAAATTAAGAGTATTGTTCGAAGAAACGAACGGTAAAACAAAAGTGATTTTGCTAACTGAATTTATGAACAACCAAATTCGTGATGGTTTTGCAAATTCTGGCATGAAGGAAGGTTGGTCACAAAGTTTCGAAAAGTTAGAATCTGAAGCTTTGCCGAAAACAAATGAACTAATTATCGAAAAAAAATTATCACATCCGATCGACTTAGTTTTCTCTGCTTTTGCTGATCAATTAAATATAAATAGTTGGTGGGGTCCAAATGGTTTTACTACGACGACAGAATCCAGAGATTTTAGAGTTGGTGGAAAATGGATTTATACCATGAAAGGACCAGATGGTAAAATCTATCCAAATTTGGTAGAATATAAAGTCATAAAAGATTTCGAATATATTGAATATCTTCATGGTTCTGGAGATTCAACAAAAGATGATAATTTTTTAGTAAAGATTTGGTTTACATCAATAAACAAAAATCAAACAATCATAAAAATGAATATGATATTTCCTAATGCAGAAATTAGAGATACAGTTGTTTCATTTGGAGCTATTGAAGGTGCTCACCAAACAATCAGTAGGTTAAATCAATATTTGAATTAA